In a genomic window of Rhododendron vialii isolate Sample 1 chromosome 12a, ASM3025357v1:
- the LOC131309401 gene encoding uncharacterized protein LOC131309401, with product MGVDLQKEGEWGIRCEELDDPKSFPLGQMVVEVQQRAGIIVGERNIIQEGFRIQVRSGLEISFWNQRWSSDNHFSVKSVYNQWENSGQSGSLGREGLWKNISPPKVEIFAWMAVQSNVATRSVLLDRNLISEGQSTLCPFCSLFLETPHHLFLHCKFSWEVWSRILEWWHVQWVCSESLQDHLKWWVDNRFRNLEKSLWEASFFATLWSLWLVRNDFVFNNALVFVEAVVDKVKTRVAMWVKAKFDIKLYTVEEFKVFLDGIRLLKL from the exons ATGGGAGTTGATCTGCAAAAAGAAGGAGAATGGGGGATTAGGTGTGAAGAACTTGATGATCCAAAATCTTTCCCTCTTGGccaaatggtggtggaggttcaaCAAAGAGCCGGAATCATTGTGGGTGAAA GAAACATAATCCAGGAGGGCTTTAGAATACAAGTACGTTCCGGTTTGGAGATCTCCTTTTGGAACCAG AGATGGTCCTCTGATAATCATTTCTCGGTAAAATCGGTGTACAATCAGTGGGAAAATAGTGGGCAGTCCGGAAGTTTGGGGAGAGAAGGCTTGTGGAAGAACATTAGTCCCCCGAAGGTAGAAATATTTGCTTGGATGGCTGTTCAATCCAATGTGGCAACTAGATCGGTATTGTTGGACAGAAACTTGATTTCCGAAGGCCAATCTACCTTGTGCCCTTTTTGTTCTCTGTTTTTGGAAACTCCGCACCACTTGTTTCTACACTGCAAATTTTCGTGGGAGGTTTGGTCGCGGATTTTGGAATGGTGGCATGTACAATGGGTGTGCTCCGAATCTCTACAAGATCATCTCAAGTGGTGGGTGGATAATAGATTCAGGAACCTTGAGAAAAGTTTGTGGGAAGCGTCTTTTTTTGCAACGTTGTGGTCACTGTGGTTAGTACGTAACGATTTCGTTTTTAACAACGCTTTAGTATTTGTTGAGGCCGTGGTTGACAAGGTAAAAACTAGAGTTGCTatgtgggtaaaggcaaagTTCGACATCAAGCTATACACGGTTGAGGAAtttaaggtttttttggatggaattaggCTTCTAAAACTGTAA
- the LOC131310543 gene encoding clathrin heavy chain 1-like translates to MANYVSVSYLQNVLVQAGQTPPLLQYFGALWTKGKFNAFESLELSQLVMNQNKKNLLENRLAEDKLECSEELGDLVKGFQI, encoded by the exons ATGGCTAATTACGTTTCTGTATCTTATTTGCAAAATGTTCTTGTACAAGCTGGGCAAACACCACCTTTGTTGCAGTACTTTGGAGCACTTTGGACTAAAGGGAAGTTTAATGCATTTGAGTCATTGGAATTGTCACAACTTGTGATGAATCAGAACAAGAAAAATCTTTTGGAGAACCGGTTGGCTGAAGATAAGTTGGAGTGTAGTGAAGAACTTGGAGACCTTGTCAAG GGCTTTCAGATTTGA